The Pseudomonas berkeleyensis genome includes a region encoding these proteins:
- a CDS encoding alanine/glycine:cation symporter family protein, translating to MSALLEAFSGWLWSYLAIPMLLLSGVYLTYICRGVQIRLIPEMFRVITERNHGDKEAISSFKAFTISAASRVGTGNIAGVATAIALGGPGAVFWMWMVALVGGATSFVESTLGQLYKSEQQYRYHGGPAYYIQRALGWRWLAVVFAVMISITYGLVFNSVQANSIVDAMQTSFGGEGGSETLAWGVGIALTILTGLIIFGGVQTISKVSVTVVPVMAVLYLGIGALVILLNIDRVPAMFGEIFAHAFGWREIASGGVGAAIMMGVRRGLFSNEAGMGSVPNASATASVSHPVKQGLVQTLGVYFDTLVICTMTAVIILLADPSHAYGDQTLGASLTQWALAEQLGNWAIHFLTFAILLFAFTSVIGNYYYGESNIQYMFGGKLWLQLFRVLVLAFVLIGSVAKVSVVWAMADVFMPLLALTNLIAILPLAGIVARLLKHYRDQRRQGVEPVFHRDEMPDLKNIECWDGSDHVTRAETYGDAAVRALKN from the coding sequence GTGTCTGCACTTCTCGAAGCCTTTTCCGGCTGGCTCTGGAGCTACCTCGCCATTCCCATGCTGCTGCTCAGCGGGGTGTACCTGACCTATATCTGCCGGGGTGTGCAGATTCGCCTGATCCCGGAAATGTTCCGGGTCATCACCGAGCGCAATCATGGCGACAAGGAGGCGATCTCCTCGTTCAAGGCCTTCACCATTTCCGCCGCCTCACGGGTCGGTACCGGCAATATCGCCGGGGTGGCCACGGCCATCGCCCTGGGCGGGCCGGGTGCGGTGTTCTGGATGTGGATGGTGGCGCTGGTCGGTGGCGCCACTTCGTTCGTCGAGTCGACCCTGGGCCAGTTGTACAAGTCCGAGCAGCAGTACCGTTACCACGGTGGGCCGGCCTATTACATCCAGCGCGCGCTGGGCTGGCGCTGGCTGGCGGTGGTGTTCGCGGTGATGATCAGCATCACCTACGGCCTGGTGTTCAACTCGGTGCAGGCCAACTCCATCGTCGACGCCATGCAGACCTCGTTCGGTGGCGAAGGCGGCAGCGAGACACTGGCCTGGGGCGTCGGCATCGCCCTGACGATTCTCACCGGCCTGATCATCTTCGGCGGCGTACAGACCATCTCCAAGGTATCGGTGACCGTGGTGCCGGTGATGGCCGTGCTGTATCTGGGCATCGGCGCGCTGGTCATCCTGCTCAACATCGACCGCGTGCCGGCGATGTTCGGCGAGATCTTCGCGCATGCCTTCGGCTGGCGTGAAATCGCCAGTGGCGGCGTCGGTGCGGCGATCATGATGGGCGTGCGCCGCGGCCTGTTCTCCAACGAGGCGGGCATGGGCTCGGTGCCCAATGCCAGTGCCACGGCCTCCGTCTCGCACCCGGTCAAGCAAGGTCTGGTGCAGACCCTTGGGGTGTATTTCGACACGCTGGTGATCTGCACCATGACGGCGGTGATCATCCTGCTGGCCGACCCCAGTCACGCCTATGGCGACCAGACCCTCGGTGCCAGCCTCACGCAATGGGCGCTGGCCGAGCAACTGGGCAACTGGGCGATCCACTTCCTGACCTTCGCCATCCTGCTCTTTGCCTTCACTTCGGTGATCGGCAACTACTACTACGGCGAGTCGAACATCCAGTACATGTTTGGCGGCAAGCTGTGGCTGCAGCTGTTCCGTGTGCTGGTGCTGGCTTTCGTGCTGATCGGCTCGGTGGCCAAGGTCTCGGTGGTATGGGCCATGGCGGATGTGTTCATGCCGTTGCTGGCGCTGACCAATCTGATCGCCATCCTGCCGCTGGCGGGCATCGTTGCGCGGTTGCTCAAGCATTACCGGGATCAGCGTCGCCAGGGCGTGGAGCCGGTGTTCCACCGTGACGAGATGCCGGATCTGAAGAACATCGAATGCTGGGATGGCAGCGACCATGTCACCCGCGCCGAGACCTACGGCGATGCGGCGGTGAGGGCGCTGAAGAACTGA
- a CDS encoding GNAT family N-acetyltransferase, producing the protein MSIRKLTESDLEAVSALCISAFMAAVAPSLSPQGVATFTQIAAPDSFAKRMAGDNLILVFVQENQVRGVIELKEGRHVAMLFVDPQQQSRGIGRQLVAAALAHARSEVVTVSASLTSVAAYERYGFSRAGEISESAGLVYQPMTITLSA; encoded by the coding sequence ATGAGCATACGCAAGCTGACCGAAAGCGATCTCGAGGCCGTCAGTGCGCTGTGCATCTCTGCGTTCATGGCAGCAGTGGCACCGTCGTTGTCGCCGCAGGGCGTGGCGACCTTTACCCAGATAGCGGCGCCTGACAGCTTTGCCAAACGCATGGCTGGCGACAACCTGATACTGGTGTTCGTCCAGGAGAATCAGGTGCGGGGCGTCATCGAACTGAAGGAAGGCCGGCATGTGGCCATGCTCTTCGTCGACCCGCAACAGCAGAGCAGGGGCATTGGTCGGCAACTGGTCGCAGCAGCCTTGGCGCATGCGCGTAGCGAGGTGGTCACGGTCAGTGCCTCGCTGACCTCGGTTGCCGCCTACGAGCGCTACGGCTTCAGTCGTGCGGGCGAGATCAGCGAGTCCGCAGGACTGGTCTACCAGCCCATGACCATCACGCTCAGCGCATGA
- a CDS encoding DUF3060 domain-containing protein encodes MHKVWVAGAMLAVSLGTAQAQTLDLHGIGVSRDVPCKGLDVIVTGNGNQFRLTGDCGLVEVNGSEQQVSFGKAAGLVVTGVKNRIEAERVTGLEVSGSEHQIDTEVRGNDQQPAQIAIYGEGNVLDLNLSGPVQIEVNGLNQQLTWSGDEPQIETTGVEHRITQD; translated from the coding sequence ATGCACAAGGTATGGGTAGCGGGCGCGATGCTCGCTGTGTCGCTGGGCACGGCCCAGGCGCAAACACTGGATCTGCATGGCATCGGCGTATCGCGCGATGTGCCGTGCAAGGGGCTCGACGTGATCGTCACCGGCAATGGCAACCAGTTTCGTCTCACCGGCGATTGCGGCCTGGTCGAGGTAAACGGCTCCGAGCAGCAGGTGAGTTTCGGCAAGGCCGCCGGTCTGGTGGTGACTGGCGTGAAGAACCGTATTGAGGCCGAGCGTGTCACCGGCCTTGAAGTCAGTGGCAGCGAGCACCAGATTGACACTGAGGTGCGCGGCAACGACCAGCAGCCGGCACAGATCGCCATTTACGGTGAAGGCAACGTGCTCGATCTCAATCTCAGCGGCCCGGTGCAGATCGAGGTCAATGGCCTCAACCAGCAACTGACCTGGAGTGGCGACGAGCCGCAGATCGAGACCACCGGCGTCGAACACCGCATCACGCAGGATTGA
- a CDS encoding TonB-dependent receptor, whose product MRQPRCKLHSLTVAVQAALLCSGLALTVPTLSAAPAESAVQAQSFDIAGGPLAEVLNRYASAAGIALSFDATALQGQRSQGLQGTYEVEEGFARLLQDSGLRAVRQGEGIYGLEPQPQQRPVNSDVLELDATQITVSTLRGDTAVGQTSQRVTVIDRQQIEQQLALSSDPGQVLSNLIPSYSPSRQKMSNAGETLRGRTPQFLVDGVPQASSIRNDGRSSYTIDLAQIERIEVIHGASAEHGGGATGGIVNFISRRPESDGINQHAGVSLESDDRFSKDGLSYKMNYRVSAQQGDWETLFGATWQERGAFYDANDELIGVAYPGEIQDTRDHDLMFKLGYWIDEVQHLQFSANHYELKGNNDYVPVLGDRAAGIPTTARKGDPQGDPAFNENRQYTFSYSNQDLYGNVLDVQLYHQRYRGQFGALMSAAFQDPNIAPVGTLWEQSRSDSEKWGGKLTLRRSGLFDGLLDLTGGVDLMRDKGEQVLVQTNRSYVPPSTYDNQAGFLQGDLHLTDKLTLMAGVRREHSELDVDDFRTVWGTNNAGGVSVTGGKVSFGKTLSNYGFTYQATDWAQLYGGYSEGFGMPDIGRVLRGLDEPGLDVESLLELEPIVTRSREVGLRLNFDRVDMELSYYESFSNVGERLSVNSDGNYIANRERVEIQGYELTGNWHLNDRHSLRGSYAHSQGKSDTDDDGKVDTRLTGLNISPDQYSLAWQANWNEDWSSYLQYNYYVSRSFDDPRLEFDGYALLSASVSRRLPVGSLSLGIDNLLDEDYFTYYSQSARIANDYNFKGRGRTFTLGYQVEF is encoded by the coding sequence ATGCGTCAACCTCGTTGCAAACTGCATTCGCTGACCGTGGCCGTTCAGGCCGCACTGCTCTGCTCCGGCCTGGCACTGACGGTGCCGACGCTCAGTGCCGCGCCAGCAGAGTCTGCCGTGCAGGCACAGTCTTTCGATATCGCTGGCGGCCCGCTGGCCGAGGTGTTGAACCGCTATGCCAGTGCAGCCGGCATCGCTCTGTCGTTCGATGCCACTGCGTTGCAGGGGCAGCGCAGTCAGGGTCTGCAAGGTACCTATGAGGTCGAGGAAGGTTTCGCCCGCCTGCTGCAAGACAGCGGTCTGCGCGCCGTGCGCCAGGGCGAGGGCATCTACGGCCTGGAACCACAGCCGCAGCAACGTCCGGTGAACAGCGACGTGCTGGAGCTGGACGCCACCCAGATCACCGTCAGCACCCTGCGTGGCGATACCGCTGTCGGCCAGACCAGCCAGCGCGTGACCGTGATCGATCGGCAGCAGATCGAACAGCAGCTGGCGCTGAGCAGCGACCCAGGGCAGGTGCTGAGCAACCTGATTCCGTCCTATTCGCCAAGCCGGCAGAAGATGTCCAACGCCGGTGAAACGCTGCGTGGCCGTACCCCGCAATTTCTCGTCGACGGTGTGCCGCAGGCCAGCTCGATCCGTAACGACGGGCGCAGCAGCTACACCATCGATCTGGCGCAGATCGAGCGCATCGAGGTGATCCACGGAGCTTCGGCCGAGCATGGCGGCGGCGCCACTGGCGGTATCGTCAACTTCATCAGTCGCCGCCCCGAGAGCGATGGCATCAATCAGCACGCCGGCGTCAGCCTGGAGAGCGATGACCGCTTCAGCAAGGATGGCCTGAGCTACAAGATGAACTACCGGGTCAGCGCCCAGCAGGGCGACTGGGAAACCCTGTTCGGCGCCACCTGGCAGGAGCGCGGCGCATTCTACGACGCCAACGATGAGCTGATCGGCGTCGCCTACCCTGGCGAGATCCAGGACACCCGTGACCATGACCTGATGTTCAAGCTCGGCTACTGGATCGACGAGGTACAGCACCTGCAGTTCAGCGCCAACCACTACGAACTCAAGGGCAACAACGACTACGTGCCGGTGCTCGGTGACCGCGCCGCGGGCATCCCCACCACCGCGCGCAAGGGCGACCCGCAAGGCGATCCGGCGTTCAACGAAAACCGTCAGTACACCTTCAGCTACAGCAACCAGGATCTGTACGGCAACGTGCTCGACGTGCAGCTCTATCACCAGCGCTACCGCGGCCAGTTCGGTGCGTTGATGTCGGCCGCCTTCCAGGATCCCAACATCGCGCCGGTCGGCACGTTGTGGGAGCAGAGCCGCAGCGACTCGGAGAAATGGGGCGGCAAGCTGACCCTGCGCCGCAGCGGCCTGTTCGACGGCCTGCTCGACCTGACCGGTGGCGTCGACCTGATGCGTGACAAGGGCGAACAGGTGCTGGTGCAGACCAACCGCAGCTACGTGCCGCCTTCCACCTACGACAACCAGGCCGGCTTCCTCCAGGGTGACCTGCACCTGACCGACAAGCTGACCCTGATGGCCGGCGTGCGCCGCGAGCACTCCGAGCTGGACGTGGATGACTTCCGCACCGTATGGGGCACCAACAACGCCGGTGGGGTTAGCGTCACCGGTGGCAAGGTGTCGTTCGGCAAGACCCTGAGCAACTACGGTTTCACCTACCAGGCCACCGACTGGGCGCAGCTCTACGGCGGCTACTCGGAAGGTTTCGGCATGCCCGACATCGGCCGCGTGCTGCGCGGGCTCGACGAACCGGGCCTGGACGTGGAAAGCCTGCTGGAGCTGGAGCCGATCGTCACCCGCTCGCGCGAGGTGGGCCTGCGCCTGAACTTCGACCGAGTGGACATGGAGCTGAGCTACTACGAGTCCTTCTCCAACGTCGGCGAGCGCCTGTCGGTCAACAGCGACGGCAACTACATCGCCAACCGCGAGCGGGTGGAGATCCAGGGCTATGAGTTGACCGGCAATTGGCACTTGAACGACCGCCACAGCCTGCGCGGTAGCTATGCCCACAGCCAGGGCAAGTCCGACACCGATGATGACGGCAAGGTGGATACGCGCCTGACCGGCCTGAACATCTCACCGGATCAGTACAGCCTGGCCTGGCAGGCCAACTGGAACGAGGACTGGTCGAGCTACCTGCAATACAACTACTACGTCAGCCGCAGCTTCGACGACCCGCGCCTGGAGTTCGACGGTTATGCCCTGCTCTCGGCCAGCGTCAGCCGCCGCCTGCCGGTGGGCAGCCTGTCACTGGGTATCGACAACCTGCTCGACGAGGACTACTTCACCTACTACTCGCAGTCGGCACGCATCGCCAACGACTACAACTTCAAGGGTCGCGGCCGTACCTTCACGCTGGGTTATCAGGTGGAGTTCTGA
- the trpA gene encoding tryptophan synthase subunit alpha → MSRLQNRFAELKAENRAALVTFITAGDPDYATSLSILKGLPDAGADVIELGMPFTDPMADGPAIQLANIRALAGKQGMQQTLQMVREFRQGNQSTPLVLMGYYNPIFVYGVERFISDAKEAGVDGLIVVDLPPEHNDELCEPAQSAGIDFIRLTTPTTDDDRLPTVLAGSSGFVYYVSVAGVTGAGAATMDHVEEAVARLRRHTDLPLCIGFGIRTPQHAAEVAKRAEGAVVGSALIDKIAEAKNPQQAIDGVLGLCRELAEGVRGARR, encoded by the coding sequence ATGAGCCGCCTGCAGAACCGTTTCGCCGAACTGAAAGCGGAAAACCGCGCCGCGCTGGTCACCTTCATCACCGCCGGTGACCCCGACTACGCCACCTCGCTGAGCATCCTCAAGGGCCTGCCGGACGCCGGTGCCGACGTGATCGAGCTGGGCATGCCCTTCACCGACCCGATGGCCGACGGCCCGGCCATCCAGCTCGCCAACATCCGTGCACTGGCCGGTAAGCAGGGCATGCAGCAGACGCTGCAGATGGTTCGCGAATTCCGCCAAGGCAACCAGAGCACGCCGCTGGTGCTGATGGGCTACTACAACCCGATCTTCGTCTACGGCGTCGAGCGCTTCATCAGTGACGCCAAAGAGGCCGGCGTCGACGGCCTGATCGTGGTCGACCTGCCGCCGGAACACAACGACGAGCTGTGCGAGCCGGCGCAGAGCGCGGGCATCGACTTCATCCGCCTGACCACCCCGACCACCGACGATGACCGCCTGCCCACCGTGCTGGCCGGCAGCTCCGGCTTCGTCTACTACGTGTCGGTGGCCGGCGTTACCGGCGCCGGCGCGGCGACCATGGATCACGTCGAGGAAGCCGTGGCGCGCCTGCGTCGCCACACCGACCTGCCGCTGTGCATCGGCTTCGGCATCCGCACCCCGCAGCACGCCGCTGAAGTGGCCAAGCGTGCCGAAGGCGCGGTGGTTGGCTCGGCACTGATCGACAAGATCGCCGAGGCGAAGAACCCGCAGCAGGCCATCGACGGCGTGCTCGGCCTGTGCCGCGAACTGGCCGAGGGCGTGCGTGGCGCCCGTCGCTGA
- the trpB gene encoding tryptophan synthase subunit beta: protein MTSFRTGPDARGLFGRFGGQFVAETLMPLINSLAAEYEKAQNDPAFLEELAYFQRDYIGRASPLYYAERLSEHFGGAKIYLKREDLNHTGAHKINNCIGQILLAKRMGKQRIIAETGAGMHGVATATVAARFGMQCVVYMGTTDIDRQQANVFRMKLLGAEVIPVTAGTGTLKDAMNEALRDWVTNVHNTFYLIGTAAGPHPYPAMVRDFQSVIGNEVREQILEKEGRLPDSLVACIGGGSNAIGLFHPFLDDSGVQIVGVEAAGHGIDTGKHAASMAGGAPGVLHGNRTFLLQDEDGQITDAHSISAGLDYPGVGPEHAWLHEIKRVEYVPISDDEALEAFHHCCRLEGIIPALESAHALAEAFKRAPKLPKDHLMVINLSGRGDKDMQTVMHHMQDNQEKHA, encoded by the coding sequence ATGACCTCATTTCGCACCGGCCCCGACGCTCGCGGCCTGTTCGGCCGCTTCGGCGGCCAGTTCGTCGCCGAAACCCTGATGCCGCTGATCAACTCGCTGGCCGCCGAATACGAGAAGGCCCAGAACGATCCGGCCTTCCTCGAAGAGCTGGCCTACTTCCAGCGTGACTACATCGGCCGCGCCAGCCCGCTGTACTACGCCGAGCGCCTCTCCGAGCACTTCGGCGGGGCGAAGATCTACCTCAAGCGCGAAGACCTGAACCACACCGGCGCGCACAAGATTAACAACTGCATCGGCCAGATCCTTCTGGCCAAGCGCATGGGCAAACAGCGCATCATCGCCGAGACCGGCGCGGGCATGCATGGCGTGGCCACCGCCACCGTGGCCGCGCGTTTCGGCATGCAGTGCGTGGTGTACATGGGCACCACCGACATCGACCGCCAGCAGGCCAACGTCTTCCGCATGAAGCTGCTCGGCGCTGAAGTGATTCCGGTCACCGCCGGCACCGGCACCCTCAAGGACGCCATGAACGAGGCCCTGCGCGACTGGGTGACCAACGTCCACAACACCTTCTACCTGATCGGCACTGCGGCTGGCCCGCATCCGTATCCGGCCATGGTGCGTGACTTCCAGTCGGTGATCGGCAACGAGGTACGCGAGCAGATCCTGGAGAAGGAAGGGCGCCTGCCCGACTCGCTGGTGGCCTGCATCGGCGGCGGCTCCAACGCCATCGGCCTGTTCCACCCGTTCCTCGACGACAGCGGCGTGCAGATCGTCGGCGTCGAGGCGGCCGGCCACGGCATCGACACCGGCAAGCATGCGGCGAGCATGGCCGGCGGCGCACCGGGCGTGCTGCACGGCAACCGCACCTTCCTGCTGCAGGACGAGGACGGCCAGATCACCGATGCCCACTCGATTTCCGCCGGCCTCGACTACCCCGGCGTCGGCCCGGAACACGCCTGGTTGCACGAGATCAAGCGCGTCGAATACGTGCCGATCAGCGATGACGAAGCCCTCGAAGCCTTCCACCACTGCTGCCGCCTGGAAGGCATCATCCCGGCCCTGGAGAGCGCCCACGCGCTGGCCGAAGCCTTCAAGCGCGCACCCAAGCTGCCCAAGGATCACCTGATGGTGATCAACCTGTCCGGTCGTGGCGACAAGGACATGCAGACCGTGATGCACCACATGCAGGACAACCAGGAGAAGCACGCATGA
- a CDS encoding LysR family transcriptional regulator, translating into MSRDLPPLNALRAFEAAARLQSVSRAAEELHVTHGAVSRQIRVLEEQLGLGLFDKDGRGVKLTTAGLRLRDATSEAFERLRDTCATLRRETEERPFVLGCPGSLLARWFIPRLDRLQRELPELRLQLSASQGELDPRSAEVDATLLFADPPWPADMQVFELAPERIGPVLSPRYANHARLAAATAEALYAEPLLHTTSRPQAWPQWAAAQGLAVERMQQGQGFEHLYYLLEAAAAGLGVAIAPQTLVADDLRAGRLVAPWGFVETSGCLALWTRRADPRSERLAHWLREELTT; encoded by the coding sequence ATGAGCCGCGACCTGCCCCCACTCAATGCCCTGCGCGCCTTCGAAGCGGCCGCCCGCCTGCAAAGCGTCAGTCGTGCCGCCGAAGAGCTGCATGTCACGCACGGCGCGGTCAGCCGGCAGATTCGTGTGCTCGAAGAGCAGCTTGGCCTTGGCCTGTTCGACAAGGACGGCCGTGGCGTCAAGCTCACCACCGCGGGCCTGCGCCTGCGCGATGCCACTTCGGAGGCCTTCGAGCGCCTGCGTGATACCTGCGCCACGCTGCGCCGTGAAACCGAAGAGCGTCCCTTCGTCCTCGGCTGCCCCGGCAGCCTGCTGGCGCGCTGGTTCATCCCACGTCTGGATCGTTTGCAACGCGAGCTGCCGGAGTTGCGCCTGCAACTCTCGGCCAGCCAGGGCGAGCTGGATCCGCGCAGCGCAGAGGTGGACGCCACCCTGCTGTTCGCCGACCCGCCATGGCCGGCCGATATGCAGGTGTTCGAGCTGGCGCCCGAGCGTATCGGCCCGGTGCTCAGCCCGCGTTATGCCAACCATGCACGCCTGGCAGCAGCCACTGCCGAGGCGCTGTACGCCGAGCCGTTGTTGCACACCACCTCGCGTCCCCAGGCCTGGCCACAATGGGCGGCTGCGCAGGGCCTGGCGGTAGAGCGCATGCAGCAAGGCCAGGGTTTCGAGCATCTCTACTATCTGCTGGAGGCTGCCGCTGCTGGGCTCGGCGTGGCCATCGCGCCGCAGACGCTGGTCGCCGATGACCTGCGTGCCGGTCGTCTGGTGGCGCCCTGGGGCTTCGTTGAAACCAGTGGCTGCCTGGCGCTGTGGACGCGTCGCGCCGACCCGCGTAGCGAGCGCCTGGCGCATTGGCTACGCGAAGAGCTGACGACCTGA
- a CDS encoding sigma-70 family RNA polymerase sigma factor: MSAEVQVLDTLYRDHHSWLQGWLRRRLGNRCDAADLAQDTFVRLLRAGNAASIREPRDYLATVARGLMVDFLRRRSLEQAYLDVLASQPQAEQPSAEQQALLLEALMDVDRMLDGLGRTVREVFILSQLDGLTYAQIAARLGISLRSVNNYMARAVEHCCLLQAGWQS; the protein is encoded by the coding sequence ATGTCTGCCGAAGTCCAGGTGCTGGATACCCTCTACCGTGATCATCACAGTTGGCTGCAAGGCTGGCTGCGACGGCGCCTGGGCAACCGTTGCGATGCCGCCGACCTGGCGCAGGACACCTTCGTGCGCCTGCTGCGTGCCGGCAATGCGGCGAGCATCCGTGAGCCGCGCGATTACCTGGCCACCGTGGCGCGCGGACTGATGGTCGACTTCCTGCGCCGCCGCTCGCTGGAGCAGGCCTACCTCGATGTGCTGGCCAGCCAGCCGCAGGCAGAACAACCCAGCGCCGAGCAGCAGGCGTTGCTGCTGGAAGCGCTGATGGACGTCGACCGTATGCTCGACGGTCTCGGTCGCACGGTACGCGAGGTATTCATCCTGTCTCAGCTCGACGGTCTTACCTACGCGCAGATTGCCGCGCGCCTGGGTATCTCCCTGCGTAGCGTGAACAACTACATGGCCCGCGCCGTGGAACATTGCTGCCTGTTGCAGGCAGGTTGGCAGTCGTGA
- a CDS encoding FecR domain-containing protein, giving the protein MNEAQRAALKAASGWYARLCSGSSDASEQQAWQRWYDADAHHRQAWQQIEKLREQLGLLPGPIASSTLRGVDHGRRRLLGSLALVGLAAPLGWFAWQSDTRRYWLADYRSGVGERRQWQLSDGSELTLGTASAAQWHVDGQRRLLRLLSGEALIHCPGEARPLLVETRHGLVRSQGARFCVRSDEQGSQVAVLEQHVEVAPLRHLQSMQTLTAGHHLRFDAGQLGSPLANDAATAAWTQGSLIALDQPLGEVIAELARYRHGVLRLDPALGGLKVSGSFPLADTDRALAALEHSFPVRVVRRTDYWVTLVPKV; this is encoded by the coding sequence GTGAACGAGGCACAGCGCGCCGCGCTCAAGGCTGCCAGCGGCTGGTACGCACGGCTGTGCTCTGGCAGCAGCGATGCCAGCGAGCAGCAGGCCTGGCAACGCTGGTATGACGCCGATGCGCATCATCGTCAGGCCTGGCAGCAGATCGAGAAGCTGCGTGAGCAATTGGGTCTGCTACCTGGCCCCATCGCCTCGTCGACCCTACGCGGCGTCGACCACGGCAGACGGCGCCTGCTCGGCAGTCTGGCGCTGGTCGGTCTGGCCGCGCCGCTGGGCTGGTTCGCCTGGCAAAGCGACACCCGGCGTTACTGGCTGGCCGACTACCGCAGTGGCGTAGGCGAGCGTCGCCAGTGGCAACTGAGCGATGGCAGCGAGCTGACGCTCGGCACCGCCAGCGCGGCGCAGTGGCATGTCGACGGACAACGGCGCCTGCTGCGTTTGTTGAGTGGCGAAGCGTTGATCCACTGCCCCGGCGAGGCCCGCCCGCTGCTGGTGGAAACCCGCCATGGCCTGGTACGCAGCCAGGGTGCGCGTTTCTGCGTGCGCAGCGATGAGCAAGGCAGCCAGGTCGCCGTGCTGGAACAGCACGTGGAGGTCGCGCCGCTGCGCCATCTGCAATCCATGCAGACGCTGACTGCCGGGCATCACCTGCGCTTCGATGCCGGGCAGCTCGGGTCACCGCTTGCCAACGATGCGGCCACGGCGGCCTGGACGCAGGGCAGCCTGATCGCTCTCGATCAGCCGCTGGGCGAGGTGATCGCCGAGCTGGCGCGCTATCGCCATGGCGTGCTGCGGCTCGATCCGGCCCTGGGCGGGCTGAAGGTATCCGGCAGTTTCCCCCTGGCCGACACCGATCGCGCCCTGGCCGCGCTGGAGCACAGCTTCCCGGTACGGGTGGTGCGGCGTACCGACTACTGGGTGACGCTGGTGCCGAAGGTATAG
- a CDS encoding methylenetetrahydrofolate reductase, which translates to MSNLCSSSAGFSPYTLEVTGKGIQEVEQARAVIPAGTPINIAFLGNEDHAQRIQAAKVIRACGAEPVPIISSRRLRSEADRDELIGALVAQAAPKRFMFVGGDPATPAGPYQDSLALLASGVLERHGIDQVVITGYPEGHPKIDSGELMRALKWKLDFLREAGCRVEITTQFGFDAEAVVRWIERLRQQGIDTPVRIGVPGPADVGKLLRFARQFGVATSASILRRYGLSMTNLMQRVGAERYWDQLQAGLGDRRLGSIGWHLYPFGGVEDGVTWINARLSVAASPQASSR; encoded by the coding sequence ATGTCCAACCTTTGCAGCAGTTCAGCCGGTTTCTCCCCCTATACGCTGGAAGTGACCGGCAAGGGCATCCAAGAAGTCGAGCAGGCGCGGGCGGTGATACCGGCCGGCACACCGATCAACATTGCCTTTCTGGGCAACGAAGATCACGCCCAGCGCATCCAGGCGGCGAAGGTCATCCGGGCCTGTGGCGCCGAGCCGGTGCCGATCATTTCCTCGCGCCGGCTGCGCTCCGAGGCTGATCGTGACGAGCTGATCGGCGCTCTGGTGGCCCAGGCGGCGCCGAAGCGCTTCATGTTCGTCGGCGGTGACCCGGCCACGCCCGCCGGGCCGTACCAGGACTCCCTGGCGCTGCTGGCCAGTGGTGTGCTGGAGCGCCACGGCATCGATCAGGTGGTGATCACCGGTTATCCGGAAGGACACCCGAAGATCGACAGCGGCGAACTCATGCGCGCCCTGAAGTGGAAACTGGACTTTCTGCGTGAAGCTGGCTGCAGAGTGGAGATCACCACGCAGTTCGGCTTCGATGCTGAGGCGGTGGTGCGCTGGATCGAACGACTGCGCCAGCAAGGCATCGATACGCCTGTGCGTATCGGCGTGCCTGGGCCTGCCGATGTTGGCAAGCTGCTGCGCTTCGCCCGTCAGTTCGGCGTGGCGACCTCTGCCTCCATCCTGCGGCGTTACGGATTGTCGATGACCAACCTGATGCAGCGCGTGGGCGCCGAACGTTACTGGGATCAGTTGCAGGCCGGGCTGGGTGACAGGCGACTGGGCAGCATCGGCTGGCATCTCTATCCCTTCGGTGGAGTCGAGGATGGCGTTACCTGGATCAATGCCCGTTTGAGCGTTGCCGCCAGCCCCCAGGCATCGTCGCGCTAG